From the Priestia koreensis genome, one window contains:
- a CDS encoding glycoside hydrolase family 13 protein, with product MEKTTSKTWWKESVVYQIYPRSFNDSNGDGIGDLQGITEKLDYLKELGIDVIWLSPVYESPNDDNGYDISDYQSIMSDFGTMEDWEKLIHQIHQREMKLIMDLVVNHSSDEHQWFQESKKSVDNPYRDYYYWKPGKDGKEPNNWESVFSGSAWEYDENTEEYYLHLFSRKQPDLNWENPKLREEVYRMMKFWLDKGIDGFRMDVINFISKVPGLPDAPNPHGKKYAPGGEFFMDGPRIHEFLQEMNEKVLSQYDVLTVGEMPGVTVEEAVLYTGEERQEVNMVFQFEHMDLDGGPEGKWDLRPLKLTDLKNSLSKWQTGLDGKGWNSLYLNNHDQPRMVSRFGNDQEYRVESAKMLATMLHMLQGTPYIYQGEELGMTNIKLDSINDYKDIETLNMYREKVVEGHEDEQQVMNSIYVKGRDNARTPIQWDDSENAGFTTGTPWLAVNENYQYINAEHAVQDPHSVYHYYRELIQLRKQHDVIVYGSYELLLPDDEELYVYTRTLGDEKLLVLLNFTGDEKAFMLPSGISYSQKEVLISNYPVAVDAPIEQLELKPYEARVYKLK from the coding sequence ATGGAGAAAACAACAAGCAAAACGTGGTGGAAGGAAAGCGTCGTTTATCAAATATATCCGCGCAGCTTCAACGATTCAAATGGGGATGGAATTGGAGATCTTCAAGGGATAACGGAAAAGCTTGATTACTTAAAAGAATTAGGGATTGATGTGATCTGGCTTTCTCCTGTGTATGAATCACCAAATGATGATAACGGATACGATATTAGTGACTACCAAAGCATTATGAGTGACTTTGGCACGATGGAGGACTGGGAGAAGTTAATTCACCAAATCCATCAGCGAGAAATGAAGTTAATTATGGATCTAGTCGTTAATCATTCTTCAGATGAGCACCAGTGGTTCCAAGAGTCAAAAAAATCAGTTGATAATCCGTACCGAGATTATTACTATTGGAAGCCAGGGAAAGATGGGAAAGAGCCGAACAACTGGGAGTCTGTGTTTAGCGGCTCTGCATGGGAGTATGATGAAAATACGGAAGAATATTATCTTCACTTATTCAGCCGTAAGCAGCCTGATTTAAATTGGGAAAATCCAAAGCTCCGTGAAGAAGTCTATCGCATGATGAAGTTTTGGCTTGATAAAGGGATCGATGGTTTTCGAATGGATGTCATTAACTTCATTTCGAAAGTACCTGGGCTACCAGATGCTCCAAATCCACACGGCAAAAAATACGCACCGGGGGGAGAGTTCTTCATGGACGGTCCGCGGATTCACGAATTTTTACAAGAAATGAATGAAAAAGTGCTCTCACAATATGACGTGCTAACCGTTGGAGAGATGCCAGGCGTTACGGTGGAGGAAGCCGTTCTTTATACCGGAGAAGAGCGACAGGAAGTTAACATGGTTTTTCAGTTTGAGCATATGGACTTAGACGGAGGTCCAGAAGGAAAGTGGGATCTACGTCCTCTAAAATTAACAGATCTTAAAAACTCCCTATCGAAATGGCAAACAGGGCTAGATGGAAAAGGATGGAACAGCCTGTATTTAAACAACCACGATCAGCCTCGAATGGTATCACGATTTGGAAATGACCAGGAGTATCGCGTAGAATCAGCCAAAATGCTTGCTACAATGCTTCATATGCTTCAAGGCACACCGTATATTTATCAAGGTGAAGAGCTTGGAATGACCAACATCAAGCTTGATTCAATCAACGACTACAAAGACATCGAGACGTTAAATATGTATCGTGAAAAAGTAGTGGAAGGTCATGAAGATGAACAGCAGGTAATGAATTCGATCTATGTAAAAGGTAGAGATAATGCCCGTACACCAATTCAGTGGGATGACAGTGAAAATGCTGGATTTACAACAGGTACGCCGTGGCTAGCAGTGAATGAGAACTATCAGTATATTAATGCCGAACATGCTGTTCAAGATCCGCATTCTGTTTATCATTATTATCGTGAATTAATTCAATTGAGAAAACAGCATGATGTCATCGTTTATGGGTCATATGAGCTGCTGCTTCCTGACGATGAAGAACTGTATGTGTATACCCGTACGCTCGGAGACGAAAAGCTGTTAGTGCTCCTAAACTTCACAGGAGATGAAAAAGCGTTTATGTTGCCAAGTGGGATTTCATATTCCCAAAAGGAAGTGCTGATTTCCAATTATCCTGTAGCTGTTGACGCGCCGATTGAACAGCTAGAGCTTAAGCCTTATGAAGCACGTGTATACAAGCTAAAATAA
- a CDS encoding NifU family protein gives MEAEMKEQVQEVLDKLRPFLLRDGGDCELVDVEDGIVKLRLLGACGSCPSSTITLKAGIERALLEEVPGVMEVEQVF, from the coding sequence ATGGAAGCAGAAATGAAAGAACAAGTTCAAGAAGTATTAGATAAATTGCGTCCCTTCTTACTACGTGATGGTGGGGATTGTGAATTAGTAGACGTGGAGGATGGCATCGTTAAGCTACGCCTTTTAGGTGCTTGCGGTAGCTGCCCAAGTTCTACAATCACACTAAAAGCAGGTATTGAACGTGCACTATTAGAAGAAGTTCCTGGCGTTATGGAAGTTGAACAAGTATTCTAA
- a CDS encoding DUF2225 domain-containing protein: MYDKRMECPICMSPYQTKKILSRFVRVVSLDTDFYSVYEYTHLNPLLYHVNICPNCGYSHTEDFSPYFPPNAKEQIAQKVCQAWTQQDYGNERSVLKAINAYKLALYCALLKKEKHVTIAGLLLRIAWLHRLEQREEEEKRFLLHSLNEYKLSYETDDFQSSKMTITKVLYLIGELNRRVGQEHEASYYFSQIIQRHSKAGDPKIIEMARDRYQEIREKQKQEAEVI, from the coding sequence ATGTACGACAAGCGGATGGAGTGTCCCATTTGTATGTCCCCGTATCAAACGAAAAAAATCTTATCTAGGTTTGTTAGAGTTGTTTCCCTAGATACTGACTTCTACAGTGTATATGAATACACTCATTTAAATCCGCTACTTTATCACGTGAATATATGCCCAAACTGCGGCTATTCACATACAGAAGATTTTTCCCCTTATTTCCCACCTAATGCGAAAGAGCAGATCGCTCAAAAAGTGTGCCAGGCTTGGACACAGCAGGACTATGGAAATGAACGCTCTGTTTTAAAAGCGATCAATGCCTATAAGCTAGCACTTTATTGTGCTCTATTAAAAAAAGAGAAGCACGTCACAATAGCCGGTCTATTATTGCGAATTGCGTGGCTACATCGTCTTGAACAACGGGAAGAGGAAGAAAAACGTTTTTTACTTCATTCTCTTAACGAGTACAAGCTTTCCTATGAAACCGATGATTTTCAATCTTCTAAAATGACTATTACAAAAGTCTTATATTTAATCGGAGAACTAAACCGTCGCGTTGGACAGGAACATGAGGCATCCTATTATTTTTCACAAATTATTCAGCGTCATTCAAAAGCAGGAGATCCAAAAATTATTGAAATGGCACGTGATCGCTATCAAGAAATTCGTGAAAAGCAGAAGCAAGAAGCAGAGGTTATTTAG
- the thrB gene encoding homoserine kinase: MLGNRRFTIIVPASSANLGPGFDSVGMALSCYLTLEVEECSEWRFIAASPNLEGIPEGKDNLIYEVAQQVAADYNVTLPPVKVTMTSNIPLARGLGSSASAIVAGIEIANVLGDLQLTKKDKVRIGSVMEGHPDNVGPAVYGGILIGYHHADETYTVHIKDVEVDTVMVIPPYELKTTYARNVLPEQLEYKLAVEASAVSNTLVAALFTNNWPLVGEVMEKDLFHEPYRSSLVKELAVVRNVAKDSGAFGTALSGAGPSILSFVKSEDAITLIQTLKTLVPDCEVRHVKVDQEGVRVHNHSVTV; the protein is encoded by the coding sequence ATGTTAGGAAATCGCCGCTTTACCATTATTGTTCCGGCAAGCTCTGCTAATCTAGGTCCGGGCTTCGATTCTGTTGGTATGGCGCTCTCCTGCTACTTGACGTTAGAAGTGGAAGAATGTAGCGAGTGGCGCTTTATTGCTGCCTCTCCGAACTTAGAAGGAATTCCAGAAGGAAAAGATAACTTAATTTACGAAGTAGCTCAGCAGGTGGCAGCCGATTATAATGTAACGCTTCCACCTGTAAAGGTTACGATGACAAGCAATATACCGTTAGCACGAGGGCTAGGAAGCAGTGCTTCTGCAATTGTCGCTGGTATCGAAATTGCGAACGTATTAGGTGATTTACAGCTCACTAAAAAGGACAAGGTTCGAATTGGGAGCGTGATGGAGGGACATCCAGACAATGTAGGACCTGCGGTGTATGGTGGAATTTTAATTGGTTATCATCATGCAGATGAAACGTATACGGTCCACATAAAAGACGTAGAGGTGGATACCGTGATGGTCATTCCGCCGTATGAGCTGAAAACGACGTATGCTAGAAATGTGCTCCCCGAGCAGCTAGAGTACAAGCTAGCAGTTGAAGCAAGTGCTGTAAGTAATACGCTAGTGGCAGCGTTATTTACAAACAATTGGCCATTAGTTGGAGAGGTCATGGAAAAGGATTTGTTCCATGAGCCTTATCGTTCATCACTTGTAAAAGAACTGGCTGTTGTACGAAACGTAGCAAAAGATAGCGGGGCATTTGGAACGGCATTAAGCGGTGCGGGGCCAAGCATTTTATCTTTTGTAAAATCGGAAGATGCGATAACGCTTATTCAGACCTTAAAAACGCTTGTTCCTGACTGTGAAGTTCGACATGTAAAGGTCGATCAAGAGGGAGTACGTGTGCACAATCATTCTGTTACGGTATAA
- a CDS encoding HesB/IscA family protein, with amino-acid sequence MSEQLIHITEAAGFQIKDMMKQNEEEGAYLRFGVQGGGCSGLSYGMGFDHEVKEDDVVLEQQGLKILIDKESSLIVKGVQIDYKQSMLGGGFTIDNPNAIASCGCGSSFRTASNAGKPEEC; translated from the coding sequence ATGAGTGAACAACTAATTCACATAACAGAAGCTGCAGGCTTTCAAATAAAAGATATGATGAAACAGAACGAAGAGGAAGGTGCATACCTTCGATTTGGCGTCCAAGGTGGAGGGTGCAGTGGCCTTTCATACGGAATGGGATTTGATCACGAGGTAAAAGAAGATGACGTTGTTTTAGAACAACAAGGTTTAAAAATTCTTATTGATAAAGAAAGCTCGCTAATTGTAAAAGGCGTACAAATCGACTACAAGCAATCAATGCTTGGGGGCGGTTTTACGATCGATAACCCGAATGCCATTGCATCATGTGGCTGCGGATCTTCTTTCCGCACAGCATCAAATGCAGGAAAACCTGAAGAGTGCTAA
- a CDS encoding NAD(P)/FAD-dependent oxidoreductase: MRKPKIVILGAGYGGMMTALNLQKKLGVNEAEVTLVNKNDYHYESTWLHEVSAGTIHHDRARFKITNTINTNKTKFVQDTVTDIKLEEQRVILENGELEYDYLVVALGYESETFGIKGLKEHAFSIANINSARLIREHIDFVFATYNNEPEKRDELLTMVVGGAGFTGIEFVAELANRVPQLCKEYDIPREKVRVICVEAAPTALPGFDPELVEYAVTQLERKGVEFKIGTAIKECTEEGIIVAKDDQIEEIKAGTVVWAAGVRGSHLIEKAGIENMRARVKVDPQLRAPGLENVFVVGDCSLVINPEIDRPYPPTAQVAMQQGPTCAHNISVLVRGQGELQEFKPDLKGTVCSLGHDDAIGMVFGKKLFGTSASFMKKVIDNRSLFMQGGAGLVMKKGKFNFF, encoded by the coding sequence ATGAGAAAGCCTAAAATCGTAATCCTTGGTGCTGGTTACGGCGGTATGATGACAGCTCTTAACTTACAAAAAAAACTTGGAGTTAACGAGGCTGAAGTAACGCTCGTAAACAAAAATGATTATCACTATGAATCAACATGGTTACATGAGGTATCTGCTGGTACAATTCATCATGACCGTGCTCGTTTCAAAATCACAAACACGATTAACACAAACAAAACGAAATTCGTTCAAGATACAGTAACAGACATTAAGCTTGAAGAGCAACGTGTTATTTTAGAAAACGGTGAGCTTGAATATGACTACTTAGTAGTAGCTTTAGGATATGAGTCTGAAACGTTCGGTATTAAAGGACTTAAAGAACATGCTTTCTCTATCGCTAACATCAACTCTGCTCGTTTAATCCGCGAACACATTGATTTTGTATTTGCAACATATAACAACGAGCCAGAAAAACGTGATGAGCTTCTTACAATGGTAGTAGGTGGCGCAGGATTCACAGGAATTGAGTTTGTTGCTGAATTAGCAAACCGCGTTCCTCAATTATGTAAAGAATACGATATTCCACGTGAAAAAGTACGCGTAATCTGTGTTGAGGCAGCTCCAACAGCTCTTCCTGGATTTGATCCAGAATTAGTTGAATATGCTGTGACTCAATTAGAGCGTAAAGGCGTAGAATTCAAAATCGGTACAGCGATTAAAGAATGTACTGAAGAGGGAATCATCGTTGCAAAAGATGATCAAATCGAAGAAATTAAAGCTGGTACAGTTGTATGGGCAGCGGGTGTACGCGGAAGTCACCTAATTGAAAAAGCAGGTATCGAAAACATGCGTGCTCGTGTAAAAGTTGATCCACAACTACGTGCTCCAGGTCTTGAGAATGTATTCGTAGTGGGAGATTGCTCATTAGTAATCAACCCAGAAATCGATCGTCCATATCCACCAACAGCACAAGTTGCAATGCAACAAGGACCAACATGTGCACATAACATCTCTGTACTTGTACGTGGTCAAGGTGAACTTCAAGAGTTCAAACCAGACTTAAAAGGTACTGTATGTTCATTAGGTCATGACGATGCAATCGGTATGGTATTCGGTAAGAAATTATTCGGAACAAGCGCTTCATTCATGAAAAAAGTAATCGACAACCGTTCTTTATTCATGCAAGGTGGAGCTGGACTTGTAATGAAAAAAGGTAAATTTAACTTCTTTTAA
- a CDS encoding NAD(P)/FAD-dependent oxidoreductase, producing MKNLVILGGGYGGMRMLHRFLPNHLPNDVQITLIDKAPYHSLKTEFYALAAGTISDNHIRVAFPEDPRLTIKHGLVEKIDLDSKAVLMQDGSTVPYDDLVIGLGCEDKYHNVPGAPEFTYSIQSIDASRKTYQMINNLPHHAIVSIVGAGLSGVELASEVKESRPDLKIKLFDRGKFILSAFPERLSKYVQGWFTSHGVEIINKANITRVEENVLYNNDEAIHSDVIVWTAGIQPSRVVRELDVEKDPQGRVVLTKHHNLPTDEHVYVVGDCASLPHAPSAQLAEGQAEQIVQMLQKRWNNEPLPDELPTIKLKGVLGSLGKKHGFGLVNDRAITGRVARLLKSGILWMYKYHNG from the coding sequence ATGAAAAATCTTGTGATTTTAGGTGGCGGATACGGCGGTATGCGCATGTTGCATCGCTTTTTACCAAATCATCTGCCAAATGATGTTCAAATTACTCTCATTGATAAAGCACCATATCACTCATTAAAAACTGAGTTCTACGCGCTAGCAGCTGGTACCATTTCGGATAACCATATACGCGTAGCCTTTCCTGAAGATCCTCGTTTAACCATTAAGCACGGTCTAGTTGAAAAAATTGATTTAGATTCAAAAGCAGTTCTTATGCAAGACGGGTCAACTGTTCCTTATGATGACCTTGTAATCGGCTTAGGATGCGAAGACAAATATCATAACGTACCGGGCGCTCCTGAGTTTACTTATAGCATTCAGTCAATCGATGCTTCACGCAAAACATATCAAATGATTAATAACCTTCCTCACCACGCGATTGTATCAATCGTCGGTGCAGGATTAAGTGGTGTCGAGCTTGCCAGTGAAGTCAAAGAAAGCCGACCAGACTTAAAAATTAAGCTGTTTGACCGCGGTAAATTTATCTTATCAGCTTTCCCAGAACGTTTAAGTAAATACGTTCAAGGATGGTTTACTTCTCATGGAGTGGAAATCATCAATAAAGCAAATATTACTAGAGTAGAAGAAAACGTTCTATATAACAATGACGAAGCGATTCACAGCGATGTAATCGTATGGACTGCTGGTATTCAGCCTAGTCGAGTGGTACGAGAATTAGACGTTGAAAAAGATCCTCAGGGACGTGTTGTACTTACGAAACATCACAACCTTCCAACGGACGAGCATGTATATGTTGTTGGGGATTGCGCAAGCCTTCCACACGCACCTAGCGCACAGCTAGCAGAAGGACAGGCTGAACAAATCGTTCAGATGCTCCAAAAACGCTGGAACAATGAACCTCTGCCTGACGAGCTTCCAACGATTAAATTAAAAGGCGTATTGGGCTCACTCGGTAAAAAGCACGGCTTCGGTTTAGTAAACGACCGCGCCATTACAGGACGAGTTGCTCGCCTTTTAAAATCAGGGATCTTATGGATGTATAAGTATCATAACGGATAA
- a CDS encoding YuzD family protein → MGREVVEICVYGAEIICASCVNMPSSKDTYEWIEAAVGRKYPSQPFTLTYIDIYSPPEDDEEKKAFATRVIEEDLFFPVIVIKGEIIGEGSPRLKDIYSEMEKHGYLAN, encoded by the coding sequence GTGGGAAGAGAAGTGGTTGAAATTTGCGTGTATGGTGCGGAGATTATTTGTGCGAGCTGTGTAAATATGCCATCTTCAAAAGATACGTATGAATGGATTGAAGCAGCAGTGGGGCGCAAATACCCATCACAGCCTTTTACATTAACCTATATCGATATTTATTCTCCACCAGAGGATGACGAAGAGAAAAAAGCGTTCGCTACTCGGGTAATTGAAGAAGACTTATTTTTTCCTGTGATTGTGATTAAAGGAGAAATTATCGGTGAGGGGAGCCCTCGTCTAAAGGATATTTATTCTGAAATGGAGAAGCATGGCTATCTAGCAAACTAA
- the yumC gene encoding ferredoxin--NADP reductase 2, producing the protein MKEDKKVYDITIIGGGPTGLFTAFYGGMRQASVKLIESLPQLGGQLSALYPEKYIYDVAGFPKIRAQELVNNLKEQMAQFDPTIVLEQAVEKLEKQADGVFKLTTNSEVHYTKTIIITAGNGAFQPRKLELESATQYESKNLHYFVDDMNKFKDRKVVIFGGGDSAVDWALMLEPIAEKVTLVHRRDKFRAHEHSVEQLMNSKVEIKTPYVPSELVGEDEIKQVILEKVKGEEKEIIDVDDVIVNYGFVSSLGPIKEWELDIEKNSIVVNSKQETNIPGIYAAGDICTYDGKVKLIVAGFGEGPTAVNNAKSYMDPKARVQPLHSTSLFN; encoded by the coding sequence GTGAAAGAAGATAAAAAGGTTTATGACATTACGATTATCGGTGGAGGTCCAACTGGACTTTTCACAGCATTTTATGGAGGTATGAGACAAGCAAGTGTGAAGCTAATTGAAAGTTTACCACAGCTTGGTGGACAATTGTCTGCTTTATACCCTGAAAAATACATTTACGATGTGGCTGGTTTTCCGAAAATCCGTGCTCAAGAGCTTGTAAACAACCTAAAAGAGCAAATGGCACAGTTCGACCCAACGATCGTGCTTGAGCAAGCGGTTGAAAAGCTTGAAAAACAAGCGGACGGTGTGTTCAAATTAACGACAAACAGCGAAGTTCATTATACAAAAACAATCATTATTACAGCTGGTAACGGTGCGTTCCAACCACGCAAACTGGAATTAGAGTCTGCTACGCAATATGAGAGTAAAAATCTTCATTATTTCGTTGACGACATGAATAAATTTAAAGACAGAAAAGTCGTTATTTTCGGAGGAGGAGATTCCGCAGTCGATTGGGCACTTATGTTAGAGCCAATCGCTGAGAAAGTAACCCTTGTCCATCGCCGTGATAAATTCCGCGCGCACGAACATAGCGTTGAACAACTGATGAATTCAAAAGTAGAAATTAAAACACCTTACGTACCATCTGAACTTGTTGGTGAAGATGAAATCAAGCAAGTTATTCTTGAAAAAGTAAAAGGTGAAGAAAAAGAGATTATCGATGTTGATGATGTTATCGTAAACTATGGCTTCGTTTCATCTCTTGGTCCAATTAAAGAATGGGAGCTTGACATCGAGAAAAACTCAATTGTTGTCAACTCAAAGCAAGAAACAAACATCCCTGGTATTTATGCTGCTGGTGATATTTGTACGTACGATGGAAAAGTAAAGCTAATCGTTGCTGGTTTTGGGGAAGGCCCAACAGCCGTTAACAATGCAAAAAGCTACATGGATCCAAAAGCAAGAGTACAACCTCTTCACAGTACATCTTTATTTAACTAA
- the dapF gene encoding diaminopimelate epimerase, protein MKSFQFTKMHGLGNNYIYVNMFEERIEEAELPSVAVNVSNIHTGIGSDGLILICPSDIAPVKMRIFNNDGSEGKNCGNGLRCVAKYAYEHKIVEETEFQIETLSGVVDAKVVVEDGVVTEVTVDMGEPRLQRSQIPMTGDDTSQVVAEKALFAGEEYEITTVSMGNPHVIFYLNDIEEAPLTTLGPIVEKDARFPEGVNVEFVEVVNEHELHFRVWERGSGITQACGTGACAAVVASVLNNHTKRNVPTTVHLAGGDLEITWTTEGRVLMKGPAEVICTGEYYY, encoded by the coding sequence ATGAAAAGTTTTCAATTTACAAAGATGCATGGATTAGGAAATAACTATATATATGTCAACATGTTTGAAGAACGAATTGAAGAAGCAGAACTACCTAGTGTGGCTGTAAACGTCTCAAATATTCATACAGGAATCGGATCAGATGGTTTAATTCTTATTTGTCCATCAGACATCGCGCCAGTAAAAATGCGTATTTTTAATAACGATGGTTCTGAAGGAAAGAACTGCGGAAACGGTTTACGATGCGTAGCGAAGTATGCGTATGAACATAAGATAGTAGAAGAAACAGAATTTCAGATTGAAACACTCTCAGGTGTCGTAGATGCAAAGGTAGTAGTAGAAGACGGGGTTGTAACTGAAGTAACGGTCGATATGGGGGAACCACGATTACAGCGATCACAAATTCCAATGACAGGTGACGATACGTCCCAGGTCGTAGCAGAAAAAGCCTTATTTGCCGGGGAAGAATATGAAATTACGACCGTATCGATGGGGAATCCACACGTCATTTTTTACTTAAATGACATTGAAGAAGCACCGCTTACAACGCTTGGTCCAATCGTTGAAAAGGACGCACGCTTTCCAGAAGGCGTAAACGTAGAGTTTGTTGAAGTAGTAAATGAACACGAGCTGCACTTTCGCGTTTGGGAGCGAGGATCAGGAATTACTCAGGCATGCGGAACAGGCGCTTGTGCCGCTGTGGTAGCTTCTGTGTTAAATAATCATACGAAACGCAACGTCCCAACAACGGTTCATCTAGCAGGCGGAGATTTAGAGATTACGTGGACAACGGAAGGACGCGTATTAATGAAAGGACCTGCAGAAGTAATCTGTACGGGAGAATATTATTATTAA
- a CDS encoding LacI family DNA-binding transcriptional regulator produces MSITIKDVARQANVSVATVSRVLNNLPGYSEDTKKKVLGIINDLGYQPNAIARGLINKKTKTIGVLLPNVSNLFAADVLAGIEDIAHEMDYSVVICKTDKSGERTLKYLQMLREKQVDGILFVSEWMKEEYYEVISRMSIPVVLVSTKSDYPLPYVKVNDFEASYDAVNYLLNKGHRNIGMIAGTEGDLIATSPRVEGFKKALLDEGIDGEPAIVYGDFAFETGITGMEELIEKYPDVTAVFCASDEMAVGALSYLYKKNIRVPDQIAVVGYDNTSAAEKAIPPLTTVGQPLYEMGRSAAEMLLKKRPTSNVVLQHKIIERETVK; encoded by the coding sequence ATGTCGATTACGATTAAGGATGTAGCGAGGCAGGCAAATGTGTCGGTGGCGACGGTGTCACGCGTATTAAACAATTTGCCGGGCTACTCCGAAGATACGAAGAAAAAGGTGCTGGGGATTATTAATGACCTAGGCTATCAGCCAAATGCGATCGCTAGAGGGTTGATTAATAAAAAAACGAAAACGATTGGTGTTTTGTTACCGAACGTATCAAACTTATTTGCAGCAGACGTGCTTGCTGGGATTGAAGATATCGCTCATGAAATGGACTATAGCGTAGTGATCTGCAAAACAGATAAAAGCGGAGAGAGAACGCTGAAATATTTGCAAATGCTGAGAGAGAAACAAGTGGACGGTATTTTATTTGTGAGCGAATGGATGAAGGAAGAATACTACGAGGTCATTTCTCGCATGAGTATTCCGGTTGTCCTTGTATCCACCAAATCTGATTACCCGCTTCCTTATGTAAAGGTAAATGATTTTGAAGCTTCTTATGATGCCGTGAACTATTTATTAAATAAAGGACACCGAAATATTGGAATGATCGCAGGAACAGAAGGCGATTTAATCGCAACATCTCCACGTGTTGAGGGATTTAAAAAGGCACTTCTTGACGAAGGGATCGACGGTGAGCCTGCCATCGTGTACGGTGATTTTGCATTTGAAACGGGTATTACGGGTATGGAGGAATTGATCGAGAAATATCCTGACGTAACGGCCGTGTTTTGTGCGAGCGATGAAATGGCTGTAGGCGCACTCTCGTATTTATATAAAAAGAATATACGAGTACCTGATCAAATAGCAGTAGTAGGATACGATAATACGTCTGCCGCTGAGAAAGCAATTCCGCCGCTCACAACCGTCGGACAGCCTCTTTATGAAATGGGACGTTCGGCAGCCGAAATGTTATTAAAAAAGCGCCCAACTTCTAACGTCGTACTGCAACATAAAATTATTGAGCGAGAAACTGTAAAGTAA
- a CDS encoding YuzB family protein, which produces MIKPIIEFCISNLASGAQKAMEQLEKDYDLDIIEYGCLGYCGKCAQSPYALVNGEIVTGATSDELVQNVYAYLEENPMF; this is translated from the coding sequence GTGATTAAGCCAATCATAGAATTTTGTATAAGTAATCTAGCTAGCGGTGCCCAAAAAGCGATGGAACAGCTTGAAAAGGATTACGATTTAGACATTATTGAATACGGCTGTCTGGGGTATTGTGGCAAATGTGCTCAGTCTCCATATGCACTGGTAAACGGTGAAATTGTCACAGGTGCAACATCAGACGAGTTGGTTCAAAATGTATATGCTTATTTAGAAGAAAATCCAATGTTTTAA